One Enterobacter asburiae genomic window, ATGTTTTTGTTGCACCGGGTGTTTCTGTTGGTGATGGCACGGTAGTCGGTGCCCGCAGCAGCGTTTTTAAATCGCTACCGGCAAATAAAGTTTGCCGTGGCAACCCCGCAGTGGTGATACGCGAACGCGTTGAAACTGATTAAATTCATAAGTAGAGGAATATAAACATGTCTAAAGTCGCTCTCATCACCGGCGTTACCGGGCAGGATGGTTCTTACCTGGCAGAGTTCCTGCTGGAAAAAGGGTATGAAGTGCACGGTATTAAACGTCGTGCGTCTTCTTTCAACACCGAACGTGTGGATCATATCTATCAGGATCCTCATGCGGCGAACCCGAAATTCCACCTGCACTACGGCGACCTGACCGATACCTCCAACCTGACCCGTATCCTGCAGGAAGTGCAGCCGGATGAAGTCTACAACCTGGGCGCGATGAGCCACGTAGCGGTCTCCTTCGAGTCCCCGGAATACACCGCTGACGTTGATGCCATGGGTACCCTGCGTCTGCTGGAAGCGATCCGCTTCCTCGGCCTTGAGAAGAAAACGCGCTTCTACCAGGCATCCACCTCTGAGCTGTACGGTCTGGTGCAGGAAATCCCACAGAAAGAGACGACGCCGTTCTACCCGCGCTCTCCGTATGCGGTAGCAAAACTGTATGCCTACTGGATCACCGTGAACTACCGTGAATCCTACGGCATGTACGCCTGTAACGGCATTCTGTTCAACCACGAATCTCCACGCCGCGGCGAAACCTTCGTGACCCGCAAAATCACTCGCGCTATCGCCAACATCGCGCAGGGTCTGGAGTCTTGCCTGCACCTCGGCAACATGGATTCCCTGCGTGACTGGGGCCATGCCAAAGACTACGTGAAAATGCAGTGGATGATGCTGCAGCAGGAACAGCCAGAAGACTTCGTGATTGCGACCGGCGTGCAGTACTCCGTACGTCAGTTCGTTGAAATGGCCGCGGCACAGCTGGGCATCAAACTGCGCTTCGAAGGTACCGGCGTGGAAGAGAAAGGTGTCGTGGTTTCCGTGACCGGCCACGATGCACCGGGCGTGAAGCCAGGCGACGTGATTGTGCAG contains:
- the gmd gene encoding GDP-mannose 4,6-dehydratase, whose amino-acid sequence is MSKVALITGVTGQDGSYLAEFLLEKGYEVHGIKRRASSFNTERVDHIYQDPHAANPKFHLHYGDLTDTSNLTRILQEVQPDEVYNLGAMSHVAVSFESPEYTADVDAMGTLRLLEAIRFLGLEKKTRFYQASTSELYGLVQEIPQKETTPFYPRSPYAVAKLYAYWITVNYRESYGMYACNGILFNHESPRRGETFVTRKITRAIANIAQGLESCLHLGNMDSLRDWGHAKDYVKMQWMMLQQEQPEDFVIATGVQYSVRQFVEMAAAQLGIKLRFEGTGVEEKGVVVSVTGHDAPGVKPGDVIVQVDPRYFRPAEVETLLGDPTKAHEKLGWKPEITLQEMVSEMVAKDLEAAKKHSLLKSHGYEVAIALES